In bacterium, a single window of DNA contains:
- a CDS encoding transposase produces the protein MRLSNKQKEIEPNVYMSKSNNLHKRLEIIYNQEYNDADCKRLAKRLMRYKDEIFTFVDHPQVSAHNNHAERQIRPAVIMRKNSYCNRSHQSADTQAILMSIFRTLHPRQIGPISALSNSLSEWIKTGNVIPLSNIWWCLKIASLL, from the coding sequence CTGCGTCTTTCTAATAAGCAGAAAGAAATAGAACCCAATGTTTATATGTCAAAGAGCAATAACTTGCATAAGCGACTTGAGATAATATACAACCAAGAATATAATGATGCTGACTGCAAGCGTTTGGCTAAACGACTCATGAGATACAAAGATGAAATATTCACCTTTGTAGATCATCCTCAAGTAAGTGCCCACAACAACCATGCTGAAAGACAGATAAGACCCGCAGTCATTATGAGAAAAAACTCTTATTGTAACCGTTCTCACCAAAGTGCTGATACCCAAGCAATATTAATGTCAATATTTAGGACATTACATCCTCGCCAGATTGGTCCTATTTCTGCATTAAGTAATTCACTTTCTGAATGGATCAAAACAGGGAATGTTATCCCATTGTCCAATATTTGGTGGTGTCTGAAAATAGCTAGTCTCCTCTAA